From a region of the Fusobacterium periodonticum ATCC 33693 genome:
- a CDS encoding NAD(P)H-dependent oxidoreductase has translation MKKTLIILAHPDLTRSIANKKLKEEAEKNTDIIMHNIYEEYPNGKIDLEKELNLLKETGTLILQFPMQWFNCPSLLKEWIDTVFMAAHFNESEEKILANKKIGLAVTTGAPKEVYEGKLEGILAPFVLSIDYLNAKNIPIFSIHGVMPGKISETEIGVSAKKYAEYLKNNIE, from the coding sequence ATGAAAAAAACTTTAATAATATTGGCTCATCCTGATCTTACAAGATCTATTGCTAATAAAAAATTAAAAGAAGAAGCAGAAAAAAATACAGATATTATAATGCACAATATTTATGAAGAATACCCAAATGGAAAAATTGATTTAGAAAAAGAATTAAACTTATTAAAGGAAACAGGAACTTTAATTTTACAATTTCCTATGCAATGGTTTAATTGTCCATCTCTTTTAAAAGAATGGATAGATACAGTTTTTATGGCTGCACACTTTAATGAAAGTGAAGAAAAAATATTAGCTAATAAAAAAATAGGACTAGCCGTTACTACAGGAGCTCCAAAAGAGGTATATGAAGGTAAACTTGAAGGAATTTTAGCTCCCTTTGTATTGAGTATAGATTACTTAAATGCTAAAAATATTCCTATATTTTCTATTCATGGAGTAATGCCAGGTAAAATATCAGAAACAGAAATTGGAGTAAGTGCTAAAAAATATGCTGAATATTTAAAAAATAATATAGAATAA
- the pta gene encoding phosphate acetyltransferase codes for MSFLGQVRKKALQANRRIVLPETGDERVIRAASLILKESLAQVVLVGNQEAIMNSAKAYEVSLAGAKIVDPYNFERMDDYVNKLVELRSKKGMTPEEAKKILLNDPNFFGAMLIKMGDADGMVSGSASPTANVLRAAIQVIGTQPGVKTVSSVFIMELSQFKDLFGSILVFGDCSVIPFPTSEQLADIATSAAETAVRIAGINPRVALMTFSTKGSAKHECVDRVKEAGQILRERKVSFRFDDELQADAALVKSVGEIKAPLSDVSGNANVLIFPTLSAGNIGYKLVQRLAGAHAYGPIIQGLNAPVNDLSRGCSVEDIVVLTAITSAQACTEC; via the coding sequence ATGAGTTTTTTAGGGCAAGTTAGAAAAAAAGCCTTACAAGCAAACAGAAGAATAGTTTTACCAGAAACAGGGGATGAAAGAGTAATAAGAGCTGCTTCTTTAATTTTAAAAGAAAGTTTAGCACAAGTTGTTCTTGTTGGAAATCAAGAAGCTATAATGAATAGTGCAAAAGCATATGAAGTTTCATTAGCTGGAGCAAAAATAGTTGATCCTTATAATTTTGAAAGAATGGATGACTATGTTAATAAATTAGTAGAATTAAGATCTAAAAAAGGAATGACTCCTGAAGAAGCTAAAAAGATTTTATTAAATGATCCTAACTTCTTTGGTGCTATGCTTATTAAAATGGGAGATGCTGATGGAATGGTCTCTGGTTCTGCATCACCAACTGCAAATGTTTTAAGAGCAGCTATCCAAGTTATTGGTACTCAACCTGGAGTTAAAACAGTTTCATCTGTTTTCATTATGGAATTATCTCAATTCAAAGATTTATTTGGAAGTATTTTAGTATTTGGAGATTGTTCTGTTATTCCATTCCCAACATCAGAACAATTAGCTGACATTGCTACTTCAGCAGCAGAAACAGCTGTTAGAATAGCTGGAATAAATCCTAGAGTTGCCTTAATGACTTTCTCTACAAAAGGTTCTGCTAAACATGAATGTGTTGATAGAGTAAAAGAAGCTGGACAAATTTTAAGAGAAAGAAAAGTTTCATTCAGATTTGATGATGAATTACAAGCTGATGCTGCTTTAGTAAAATCTGTTGGAGAAATTAAAGCTCCTCTATCAGATGTATCTGGAAATGCTAATGTATTGATATTCCCTACATTATCTGCTGGAAATATTGGATATAAACTAGTTCAAAGACTTGCTGGTGCTCATGCATATGGACCTATCATACAAGGTTTAAATGCTCCAGTAAATGATTTATCAAGAGGTTGCTCAGTTGAAGATATAGTTGTGCTAACAGCTATCACATCTGCTCAAGCTTGTACTGAGTGTTAA
- a CDS encoding RNA-guided endonuclease TnpB family protein, protein GIIKSVTISKNSPDHYFVSILCEEEIEELPKTNKNIGIDLGIKEFATMSDCTKVENLKLSKEYEKKLKREQRKLSRRCKLAKDSTKKLSDSKNYQKQKKKVAKIHNKIRNKRKDFINKLSTKIINNHDIICIEYLNIKGMLKNHKLAKSISDVSWSEFLRQLEYKANWYRRKIIKVPTFYPSSKTCSSCGNIKETLTLSERIYHCECCGLEIDRDYNASINILRKGLEILKEEKVS, encoded by the coding sequence GGTATAATCAAATCAGTAACAATAAGTAAAAATAGTCCTGATCATTATTTTGTTTCAATATTATGTGAAGAAGAAATAGAAGAATTACCAAAAACTAATAAAAATATTGGAATAGATTTGGGAATAAAAGAATTTGCAACAATGAGTGATTGTACAAAAGTAGAAAATTTGAAGCTATCAAAAGAATATGAGAAAAAACTGAAAAGAGAACAAAGAAAACTATCAAGGAGATGTAAACTTGCTAAAGATAGCACAAAAAAACTATCAGATAGTAAGAATTATCAAAAACAAAAGAAAAAAGTAGCAAAAATACATAATAAAATTAGAAATAAAAGAAAAGACTTTATAAATAAGTTGAGTACAAAAATTATCAATAACCACGATATAATCTGTATAGAATACTTAAATATAAAGGGAATGTTAAAAAATCACAAATTAGCAAAAAGTATATCAGATGTAAGTTGGAGTGAATTTCTAAGACAACTAGAATATAAAGCAAATTGGTATAGAAGAAAGATTATAAAGGTACCTACATTTTATCCAAGTAGTAAGACTTGTTCTAGTTGTGGTAATATAAAAGAAACTCTAACATTATCAGAAAGAATATATCATTGTGAATGTTGTGGACTAGAAATAGATAGAGATTACAATGCAAGTATAAATATATTAAGAAAAGGTTTAGAAATATTAAAAGAAGAAAAAGTAAGTTAG
- a CDS encoding glycoside hydrolase family 32 protein, with protein MLRKKYIELINKVNSDPYRLHFHLMAPTGWLNDPNGLCMIKGVNHIYFQYTPFSATWGLKSWGHYSTENWIDYTEHPIFLRPSVAEDIDGVYSGSALVENNKIHYYYTGNVKYTDKKYDYILNGREQNVIEVISKDGFNYEKKNVLLKNSDYPQNMSTHVRDPKVFKVKDEYFMILGARTKEDIGCAILYKSLDLKKWEYFFEIHSEKKYGYMWECCDLIKIEDKWFLICCPQGVEQEGISFANIYQIGYFPIDINFKEKTYSLGEFVELDRGFDIYAPQTFIDNKGRNVLIAWMGIPDATYTNNKTIKNGWQHALSMPRTLKRKGNKILQEPLVEFENLRKNKISSTDNHIKFLASTFELILNIENPQIFSIKIGDIALSYVNNIFSLVMKESGEGRDKRSVYLDELKKLQIFVDTSSIEIFINEGEEVFTSRFYPSKQKMNVEVFNQGSCCYYELDRFKIDIE; from the coding sequence ATGCTAAGAAAAAAATATATAGAACTTATCAATAAAGTAAATTCTGATCCTTATCGTTTACATTTTCATTTAATGGCTCCTACAGGTTGGTTAAATGATCCCAATGGGCTTTGTATGATAAAAGGAGTAAATCATATCTATTTTCAATATACTCCTTTTTCTGCAACCTGGGGTTTAAAATCTTGGGGGCATTATAGTACAGAAAATTGGATAGATTATACAGAGCACCCTATTTTTTTAAGACCGAGTGTAGCTGAAGATATAGATGGTGTGTATAGTGGTTCAGCTCTAGTTGAAAATAATAAAATACATTACTACTACACTGGAAATGTAAAATATACTGATAAAAAATATGACTATATTTTAAATGGTAGAGAACAGAATGTCATTGAAGTTATTTCAAAAGATGGTTTCAATTATGAAAAGAAAAATGTTCTTCTAAAAAATTCTGATTATCCTCAAAATATGTCAACTCATGTTCGTGATCCAAAAGTTTTTAAAGTTAAAGATGAATACTTTATGATTCTTGGTGCAAGAACAAAAGAAGATATAGGTTGTGCTATTTTATATAAATCTTTAGATTTAAAAAAATGGGAATATTTTTTTGAGATACACTCTGAAAAAAAATATGGCTATATGTGGGAATGCTGTGATTTAATAAAAATAGAAGATAAATGGTTTCTAATTTGTTGTCCTCAAGGAGTAGAACAAGAAGGAATCAGTTTTGCAAATATCTATCAAATAGGATATTTTCCTATAGATATTAATTTTAAGGAAAAAACATATAGTTTGGGAGAATTTGTAGAATTAGATAGGGGCTTTGACATATATGCCCCACAAACTTTTATTGATAATAAAGGTCGAAATGTATTAATTGCTTGGATGGGAATTCCTGATGCAACTTATACAAATAATAAAACTATTAAAAATGGTTGGCAACATGCTTTATCTATGCCTAGAACACTTAAAAGAAAAGGAAATAAAATTTTACAAGAGCCTTTAGTTGAATTTGAAAATTTAAGAAAGAATAAAATTTCAAGTACAGATAATCATATTAAATTTCTAGCTTCTACTTTTGAATTGATATTAAATATAGAAAATCCACAAATTTTTTCAATAAAAATAGGAGATATAGCACTGTCTTATGTTAATAATATTTTCTCATTAGTGATGAAAGAAAGTGGTGAAGGAAGGGATAAAAGATCTGTTTATTTAGATGAACTTAAAAAACTGCAAATTTTTGTAGATACAAGTTCTATTGAAATTTTTATCAATGAAGGTGAAGAAGTTTTCACAAGTCGTTTTTATCCTAGTAAACAAAAGATGAATGTAGAAGTATTTAATCAAGGCAGCTGTTGTTACTATGAGTTGGATAGATTTAAAATAGATATTGAGTAG